In Thalassoglobus sp. JC818, a single window of DNA contains:
- a CDS encoding DUF1853 family protein yields MQSLTYQMLRDLDWILNSPSLLKTPIPEEFGPAAIAETDTYSIAKTPRRVGRYFEELIACWLRSRSDIELIHQQKQLSDGIRTIGEVDFIYRTPSGDVVHCETAVKFYLYAPFVSDDQSHFIGPNSADNFEKKTSRLFGHQLQLGKKHFPEVTHTFAFMKGRIFIHPSDALPAQRPKYMSDNLLQGTWVYEDELDLLQELFPNCCYCQIEKPYWLSPIPVGPDQKKYSQAELVQFLDDHFLKTRTPRLWSVRSLNDPGGHELDRVFVVSRDWPGTR; encoded by the coding sequence ATGCAATCCTTGACTTATCAGATGCTCCGTGACTTGGATTGGATTCTGAACAGCCCTTCACTTCTGAAAACTCCGATTCCCGAAGAGTTTGGCCCTGCTGCGATTGCCGAGACGGACACCTACAGCATTGCCAAGACTCCGAGACGCGTCGGCCGCTATTTTGAAGAACTGATCGCTTGCTGGCTTCGTTCACGCAGCGACATTGAACTGATTCATCAGCAGAAGCAGTTGAGTGATGGGATTCGAACAATTGGAGAAGTCGACTTCATTTATCGTACTCCGAGTGGTGACGTCGTGCATTGCGAGACCGCGGTCAAGTTCTACCTGTATGCACCGTTTGTCAGCGACGATCAAAGCCATTTCATCGGTCCGAATTCGGCGGACAACTTTGAAAAGAAAACGTCACGACTGTTTGGCCATCAACTTCAATTGGGAAAGAAGCACTTTCCCGAGGTAACACACACATTCGCATTCATGAAGGGCCGGATTTTCATCCATCCAAGTGACGCTCTTCCCGCTCAACGCCCGAAGTACATGAGCGACAATCTGCTACAGGGAACCTGGGTTTACGAGGATGAACTCGATCTTCTGCAGGAACTCTTTCCGAATTGCTGTTACTGCCAGATTGAGAAACCGTACTGGCTGAGTCCGATTCCGGTTGGCCCTGATCAGAAGAAGTATTCACAGGCGGAGTTGGTCCAGTTTCTGGACGATCACTTTCTTAAGACCAGAACTCCCCGACTGTGGAGTGTGCGATCACTGAACGATCCAGGCGGCCACGAATTGGACCGTGTGTTTGTCGTTTCGCGCGACTGGCCGGGCACTCGATAA